GACGCCGTCGAAGTTGCCGATGACGACGACGGTCCGGCCGAGGTCAGCCGGCACCTGCTCGAGGAAACGCCACACACGCACGGGTCGAGCCTACTGTTCGTGGATCCGGACCACGGCGTCGAGGTTCAACGGACCGTAGATGTGCGGGAACTCGTCGTCGGTGCCGGGCACGGGCTCGACCACCAGCGGCGAGGTCAGCCGCGCCGGATCGATCTCGAGCAGCACCAGCTCCTCGGGGACGTCGGTGTAGAAACGGGTCCGGACGCCGCGCCACTGGTCCTCGCGGGAGGCGTGGATGAA
The DNA window shown above is from Marmoricola sp. OAE513 and carries:
- a CDS encoding DUF952 domain-containing protein, translated to MNEDNIFHLALVSDWAAAQESGDYRISTLGRTLEQEGFIHASREDQWRGVRTRFYTDVPEELVLLEIDPARLTSPLVVEPVPGTDDEFPHIYGPLNLDAVVRIHEQ